In Dermacentor silvarum isolate Dsil-2018 chromosome 2, BIME_Dsil_1.4, whole genome shotgun sequence, the following proteins share a genomic window:
- the LOC119442525 gene encoding LOW QUALITY PROTEIN: chitin synthase chs-2-like (The sequence of the model RefSeq protein was modified relative to this genomic sequence to represent the inferred CDS: deleted 1 base in 1 codon) → MTAPECTGRPGTVMQLFKESPAEDTDETVTSFATAILLKGSKMLAYVTTFAVVLCGSVLSKATLLVMTSQIQGLRSGRGLNRTRTVCNLEVFLDDDGEYVTGIDRMEQIAWMWAILFAMFIPEALLFIRSVRISMFQAMRIPRARTFFLVFALESLHVVGLGFLVFAALPELDALRATMVCSSVAFVPALLKALSQKDTSPPTMVLNVSTLLAQCTGLVLWSVGAGGTPTLVVALLLSSCAWWQCFADENSPVFRLARLHSLKRDLDQCCVFVSLVLVPWRMLLAFVTMLALAGSSFEGAADVIGVFHEAFQTHEFPLLQARTDVDSGLQTEELVGTNYVFWTPRLVPVAVGAVHAAASYVTYRACVFACRIKIQGFSMALPLALSGPVTMLVLAATCAKRRLQPCLLSGVLPSYVFLNCYEGTFMQLFAQEHAWVWIAWFLSLLCVTAHVWKSKGRRMASEESLFARPTYASALLEQSVTLNIRRLSRHEMDQADRREQLEANMESFREAVETSFRAPKPSQRELEDGDDVTRIYACATMWHETKEEMLQLLKSVLRMDCDQSARRLSRLHLGIKDKLYYVFETHIIFDDAFKDAQDASGRKCRVINDYVQTLISTVNEAACSVYGLNDICLRPPRVLDTPYGGRLEWTMPGRNGLVVHLKDRSRIRNKKRWSQVMYMYYLLGHQLAESKLEPHRKEVRKQNTYILALDGDISFRPEAVLYLLDHMKNNAGLGAACGRIHPIGSGPMVWYQKFEYAVGHWLQKATEHVLGCVLCSPGCFSLFRSEALMADNVLKTYTTKSTEAVHFVQYDQGEDRWLCTLLLKQGYQVEYSAASDAYTRCPETFEEFFTQRRRWTPSTMANIIDILMNARRMARNNSGISSFYMAYQGMLLVGTILGPGTIFLMLVGAFVNCFKVSAMTACIVNAVPVWCFVAVCFLCPHKIQIAVAQVLSAAYALLMAAVMVGTALQIQEDGIASPSSIFFVGTAFVFFFAALVHPQEFQCLMHGLLYFVLVPSMYLILALYSVINLNVVSWGTRETSPANTTQGGADHAPSSTGRYWPTAQAVMTCRLGDILTCLWCTKTHSKTTWGDFSLNVASKGDSRPESLEPLLKESGNKMPVLSEEEEGDDESGQHKELQPNGALPGPQGAAAECDHSVWRTHPTLRHCVHAALEPDEGRFWNALITEFLEPEKAKDASTVHEMQGKLDALRNSVASALLFCNAMYVLVIVLLQHHRSTLYIEWPLTANVTIGYVPSAEFVVVQSSYQHLEPLGIVFIAFFAFILLLQVCGMMIHRFHTFSHVLASISILDSTDPSEGYMTYLSALKELQTPETIEDLPPANATASGEETWRSPREVDLEFVLARNLMNMNNGRDAELIPETNTSCLKRTLSPQAVAAMLRRRRSDPSLSRRSRRKPLRSASSYR, encoded by the exons CACGGGTCGGCCCGGCACAGTTATGCAGCTGTTCAAGGAGTCGCCTGCAGAAGACACGGACGAAACGGTGACGTCATTCGCGACGGCGATCCTCCTCAAGGGTTCCAAGATGCTCGCCTACGTGACCACTTTCGCCGTTGTGCTCTGCGGCTCGGTGCTTTCCAAGGCCACACTTCTGGTGATGACGTCGCAGATCCAAGGCTTGCGCAGTGGAAGGGGTCTCAACCGCACACGAACGGTCTGCAACCTCGAAGTGT TTTTAGATGATGACGGCGAGTACGTGACTGGCATCGACCGAATGGAACAGATAGCCTGGATGTGGGCAATCCTGTTCGCAATGTTCATTCCGGAAGCGCTGCTATTTATCAGATCTGTACGGATATCGATGTTCCAGGCCATGCGGATACCTCGTGCAAGGACGTTCTTTCTA GTCTTCGCCCTGGAGAGCCTGCACGTGGTCGGCCTCGGCTTCCTAGTCTTCGCAGCACTGCCAGAACTGGACGCACTGCGCGCCACCATGGTCTGCAGCAGCGTGGCCTTCGTCCCGGCCTTGCTCAAGGCGCTCTCTCAGAAGGACACGTCGCCGCCAACGATGGTGCTCAACGTCTCCACGCTGCTCGCGCAGTGCACGGGCCTCGTTCTGTGGTCCGTGGGAGCCGGCGGCACGCCGACCCTCGTCGTGGCGCTGCTTCTGTCGTCTTGCGCCTGGTGGCAATGCTTCGCGGACGAGAACTCCCCCGTGTTTCGACTCGCGAGACTCCATTCGCTAAAGCGCGACCTCGATCAGTGCTGCGTATTTGTGTCCCTGGTCCTGGTGCCCTGGCGGATGCTGCTCGCGTTCGTGACCATGCTGGCACTGGCGGGAAGCTCGTTCGAAGGGGCAGCTGATGTTATAGGCGTGTTCCACGAAGCGTTCCAGACGCACGAATTCCCGCTCCTTCAAGCGCGGACGGACGTCGACAGCGGGTTGCAGACGGAGGAGTTGGTCGGCACGAATTACGTCTTCTGGACCCCACG GCTAGTCCCGGTGGCCGTCGGCGCCGTCCACGCGGCTGCAAGCTACGTCACCTACCGCGCCTGCGTCTTTGCCTGCAGAATTAAGATTCAGGGCTTCTCGATGGCgctcccgttggcgctgagcggGCCCGTGACCATGCTCGTCCTGGCTGCCACCTGCGCCAAGCGCCGCTTGCAGCCTTGCCTGCTGAGCGGCGTGTTGCCGTCCTACGTGTTTCTTAACTGCTACGAAGGAACCTTCATGCAGTTATTCGCGCAAGAGCACGCCTGGGTTTGGATCGCCTGGTTCCTCAGCCTTCTGTGCGTAACGGCCCACGTATGGAAGTCCAAGGGTCGAAGGATGGCGAGTGAAGAAAG TCTCTTTGCACGGCCCACGTACGCAAGCGCCTTACTGGAACAGTCCGTGACCCTGAACATCCGGAGGCTCAGCCGACATGAAATG GATCAAGCGGACAGGCGTGAACAGCTGGAGGCTAACATGGAGAGCTTCCGGGAGGCCGTCGAGACGAGCTTCCGTGCTCCCAAGCCATCCCAGCGTGAGCTGGAAGATGGGGACGACGTCACGAGGATCTACGCATGCGCCACCATGTGGCACGAGACCAAAGAAGAGATGCTCCAGCTCCTGAAATCTGTGCTCAG GATGGACTGCGACCAGAGCGCGCGCCGACTCTCAAGGCTACACCTGGGCATAAAGGACAAGCTGTATTACGTCTTCGAAA ctcataTTATTTTTGATGACGCCTTCAAAGATGCCCAAGATGCATCTGGCCGGAAATGTCGCGTGATCAACGACTACGTTCAAACTCTAATCAGCACTGTGAATGAAGCCGCTTG CAGCGTGTACGGGCTGAACGACATCTGCCTGCGCCCTCCGCGCGTGCTGGACACGCCGTACGGTGGCCGGCTCGAGTGGACCATGCCGGGCCGCAACGGGCTCGTGGTGCACCTCAAGGACCGCAGCCGCATT CGGAACAAGAAGCGCTGGTCGCAAGTCATGTACATGTACTACCTGCTGGGCCACCAGCTCGCCGAGTCGAAGCTCGAGCCCCATCGCAAGGAGGTGCGCAAGCAGAACACCTACATCCTGGCCCTCGACGGCGACATCAGCTTCCGGCCGGAGGCCGTGCTCTACCTCCTCGACCACATGAAGAACAACGCGGGGCTCGGCGCCGCTTGCGGGAGGATACACCCCATCGGATCCG GTCCCATGGTGTGGTACCAGAAGTTCGAGTACGCCGTCGGCCACTGGCTGCAGAAGGCCACCGAGCACGTGCTGGGCTGCGTGCTGTGCAGCCCGGGCTGCTTCTCGCTGTTCCGCAGCGAGGCCCTGATGGCCGACAACGTGCTCAAGACATACACCACCAAGTCCACGGAGGCGGTGCACTTCGTTCAGTACGACCAAG GCGAAGATCGTTGGCTCTGCACCCTACTGCTCAAGCAGGGATACCAGGTTGAGTACAGCGCCGCCTCGGACGCCTACACCCGCTGCCCCGAGACGTTCGAGGAGTTCTTCACGCAGCGCCGCCGCTGGACTCCCTCCACCATGGCCAACATCATCGACATCCTGATGAACGCCCGAAGGATGGCGCGCAACAACAGCGGCATCTCGAGCTTCTACATGGCCTACCAGGGCATGCTGCTCGTGGGCACCATCCTCGGGCCGGGCACCATCTTCCTCATGCTGGTCGGCGCGTTCGTCAACTGCTTCAAGGTGTCCGCGATGACGGCGTGTATCGTCAACGCCGTACCGGTTTGGTGCTTCGTCGCCGTCTGCTTCCTGTGCCCCCACAAGATTCAG ATCGCAGTGGCGCAGGTGCTGTCGGCAGCCTACGCCCTGCTCATGGCCGCCGTGATGGTGGGCACGGCGCTGCAGATACAAGAGGACGGCATAGCGTCGCCCTCGTCCATCTTCTTCGTGGGCACGGCGTTCGTGTTCTTCTTCGCCGCCCTAGTGCACCCACAGGAATTCCAGTGCCTGATGCACGGCCTGCTCTACTTCGTGCTCGTGCCCTCCATGTACCTCATCTTGGCTCTCTACTCGGTCATCAACCTCAACGTCGTCTCCTGGGGCACCCG GGAAACTTCCCCTGCCAACACAACGCAAGGCGGAGCGGACCACGCACCATCCAGCACCGGCCGGTACTGGCCAACGGCACAGGCAGTGATGACGTGCCGCCTCGGCGACATACTCACTTGCCTCTGGTGCACAAAGACCCACAGCAAAACCACCTGGGGGGACTTCTCCCTGAACGTGGCCAGCAAGGGCGACTCAAGACCGGAGAGCCTCGAGCCCTTGTTGAAAGAGAGCGGAAACAAGATGCCCGTCTTGAGCGAAGAAGAGGAAGGCGACGACGAAAGTGGCCAGCATAAGGAACTTCAGCCAAATG GTGCATTACCGGGACCCCAGGGCGCGGCAGCAGAGTGCGATCACTCGGTCTGGCGCACTCATCCGACGCTAAGGCATTGCGTCCACGCCGCTTTGGAGCCTGATGAAGGCAGGTTCTGGAACGCCCTCATCACGGAATTTCTGGAGCCCGAGAAAGCCAAAGACGCGTCCACGGTGCACGAGATGCAGGGAAAGCTGGACGCGCTCCGGAACAGCGTCGCATCCGCGCTGCTGTTCTGCAACGCCATGTACGTTCTCGTCATTGTGCTCCTCCAACACCACAGGAGCACGTTGTACATCGAGTGGCCCCTGACAGCCAACGTGACCATAGGCTACGTGCCGTCCGCCGAGTTCGTCGTCGTGCAATCGAGCTACCAGCACCTCGAGCCCCTGGGCATAGTGTTCATCGCCTTCTTCGCCTTCATCCTGCTCTTGCAAGTGTGCGGCATGATGATCCACCGCTTTCACACTTTCTCGCACGTGCTAGCCTCCATTTCCATACTGGACTCGACCGACCCTAGCGAGGGCTACATGACTTACCTGTCCGCACTCAAGGAGCTCCAGACGCCCGAAACCATCGAAGACCTGCCTCCGGCGAATGCCACCGCTTCCGGCGAGGAGACGTGGCGAAGCCCGAGGGAGGTGGACCTGGAATTCGTCCTCGCTCGCAACCTGATGAACATGAATAACGGACGCGACGCCGAGC TGATTCCCGAGACGAACACGAGTTGCCTGAAGCGCACTCTGAGCCCACAGGCCGTGGCCGCCATGCTGCGTCGTCGCCGAAGCGACCCTTCGCTTTCTCGCCGGTCAAGAAGAAAGCCACTGCGCTCTGCCTCGTCATACAGATGA